The Cryptococcus decagattii chromosome 14, complete sequence genome window below encodes:
- a CDS encoding phosphopyruvate hydratase — MYFQSVKASQIFDSRGNPTVEVVVETPHGRFVAGVPSGASTGSHEAVELRDKGDAYGGKGVSKAIKAVNETLGPALVQSNIKASEQAKIDQLLIQLDGTDNKSKYGSNAILGISMAAARAGAAEKGLELFEHLADLAFPQRDKARPYVLPVPCTNQLNGGVHAGNQLAPQEFMVLPTGATSFEEAMQIVTECYHSLKSVITKKFGLAGTGIGDEGGFAPPVDSIDQAMDLLVEACAKAGHSNNVHFAIDPASSEFFKDGVYDLDFKSTDQVENHRRLSPDQMISLYNDLISKYPFKLLEDPFAEDDWDSWTKFMEKINGKVEVKASACDGLLLKINQCGTISEAIEAAQVAYSYGWSVFVSHRSGETIDDFIADIVVGLQTGHIKSGAPCRGERLAKYNRLLQIERLLKERGHPVRYAGADFRRAATW; from the exons ATGTATTTTCAATCTGTCAAAGCTTCTCAAATCTTCGATTCTCGAGGCAACCCAACAGTTGAGGTGGTAGTTGAAACTCCTCATG GTCGATTCGTAGCTGGAGTTCCCTCAGGTGCTTCGACCGGAAGTCATGAGGCAGTTGAGCTCCGTGATAAAGGAGATGCTTACGGCGGCAAAG GTGTCTCGAAAGCTATTAAGGCCGTAAACGAAACTTTGGGACCAGCTTTAGTTCAATCCAACATCAAGGCTTCTGAACAGGCTAAAATCGATCAATTGCTGATCCAGCTTGACGGTACCGACAACAAGAGCAAATATGGTTCGAACGCAATCCTAGGCATTTCCATGGCTGCTGCACGAGCAGGCGCGGCTGAAAAG GGCTTGGAATTATTTGAACACTTGGCGGACCTGGCCTTCCCACAACGTGACAAAGCTAGACCCTACGTCCTGCCTGTTCCTTGCACCAATCAGCTCAATGGTGGTGTACATGCAGGAAACCAGCTTGCTCCCCAAG AGTTCATGGTACTTCCGACGGGGGCTACTTCATTTGAGGAGGCGATGCAAATTGTGACGGAATGCTACCATTCGTTAAAATCGGTAATCACTAAGAAATTTGGCCTTGCAG GGACCGGTATCGGTGACGAGGGAGGCTTTGCTCCCCCCGTTGATTCGATCGACCAAGCTATGGATCTCTTGGTCGAGGCATGTGCCAAAGCTGGTCACTCGAACAACGTCCACTTTGCCATTGACCCAGCCTCCTCAGAGTTCTTTAAAGATGGTGTATACGACCTGGACTTCAAGTCTACTGATCAAGTTGAAAACCATCGACGCTTATCTCCGGACCAGATGATAAGTCTATACAATGATCTTATCTCGAAATATCCGTTTAAACTCCTGGAAGACCCGTTTGCCGAAGATGATTGGGATAGCTGGACAAAGTTTATGGAAAAGATCAATGGAAAAGTTGAGGTG AAAGCATCAGCGTGTGACGGTCTTCTTCTAAAG ATCAACCAGTGCGGTACTATTAGCGAAGCGATTGAAGC TGCCCAGGTAGCTTATAGCTATGGATGGTCTGTTTTCGTATCTCACCGTAGTGGTGAGACGATTGACGATTTCATTGCGG ATATCGTCGTAGGTCTGCAAACTGGACATATCAAGTCTGGTGCACCTTGTCGAGGCGAGAGGCTGGCCAAATATAATCGTTTGCTCCAAATTGAGCGGCTTCTCAAAGAGCGTGGCCATCCTGTTCGGTACGCAGGTGCGGATTTCAGGCGGGCGGCTACTTGGTAG